Part of the Wolbachia endosymbiont of Ctenocephalides felis wCfeJ genome, ATTTACTGTTACTTGTAAATGTTGCGATTTTTCCATCAAGAGTTGTTGCGACTTTGCAAGCTGTAAATGGTCTATGTAACTTCCGAGTGGTGAAAAAGCCAATGTTCAGTTTTTCTGCCTCCTCTTGCATAATTCCTTGTTTTACTTCAATTCCTGCTTCCTTTAGGACTTTAATGCCTCTACCTGAAACTCTCGTGTCAGGGTCAATTGTGGCAATTACTACCCTTTTTATTCCAGCTCTTATAACTTCTGCGGTACAAGGTTCTGTAACTCCAAAGTGGCAACATGGTTCAAGAGTAACGTACATAGTTGCACCATGAGTTAAATCTTTAGCATTTTGTAGGGCGATTACTTCTGCATGTGGGCGTCCACCAATTCCTGTGTAGCCCTTGCCAACCACCATACCATCTTTTGTAATGACACACCCAACAGCAGGATTTGGTGCAACACTTCCAAGAGCTTTTTCTGCAAGCTTTAACGCTATTGACATGAAATAATCATCAGTCATTAGAAAGAGGTCATTTCATATGAGGTGTCAAAAATTCTTCTGTGCTCGTGTATGGCAAATCTATCTGTCATGCCGGAGATATAGTCACATATTACCACTGAGCGCTTATGTTCACAGGCAAGCCTATTCCACTCTACAGGTAATAACCTTGGGTTTTCATAAAAGCATTGAAAAAGCTCCTGTACTATACGTTTTGCTTTGTTCATCGTTCTGCCTAGTTTATAGCTTCTGTATATTTTCTCCATATTAAATTTTTTTATTTCTTTTGTAGCATTGACAACTTCTGGTGAGAATGTGACTAGCATCTTATCTAAGCTTCTTACGTCTTCTACACTTTTTATTTTATAATCTTCAATATTTTTTTTAGTCTGAGAAATAACATCTCTTACCATAATTCCTATAGCTCTACTGAGCGATTCATGTATAAGTTTGTTCTGAGACAGTTCTGAGTATTGGGTTTTTATGTCCTTGAATGTTTTTCCAATTAAAGGAACATCGAGCAGGTCTTCTACGGTGACTAAATTTCCTCTCAATGCGTCATCAAGGTCGTGGACACTGTATGCAATATCATCGGCAATTGAAGCAACTTGCGCTTCGACGCTTGAAAATTCTTCAAGTTTTAGATCATATTTCTCATTATATTCTAGCAATAATGGATTATTTGTGTGAGACACTGCATTCTGACCGAGCAAGGGACCGTTATGCTTTGCAACGCCCTCGATAACTTCCCAACTTAGGTTCATACCATCAAAGTCAGCATGTTTTTGTTCAAGGTAAGTTAAAATTCTTATAGTCTGAACATTATGGTCAAATTCATACTTCTCGGTATCAAGGCCCAAATCTTGAACTGATTTCTTTAAAGCATTCTCACCTGTATGACCAAATGGTGGATGACCAAGGTCATGTGCAAGCGCTATGCATTCAGTAATATCCTCATCCAATCCGAGTCTGCGTGCAATAGATCTTGCAATTTGCGCAACTTCGAGGCTATGGGTAAGCCGAGTGCGGTAGTAGTCATGCTCATAATTGATAAAAACTTGTGTTTTGTACTCCAATTTTCTAAATGCATTAGAGTGAATAATGCGATCCCTATCACGCTGAAAGCAGCTACGGTTTTCATCCTCTAATTCTTTGAAATATCTGCCTCTTGTTTTGCTTGGGAAGCACGCATAGCTTAATAGAAAATTATTGTTTGACATGTAAAATTTCTACTATAATAAGCTATCAATAATAAACGGCGGTAACGATGTCAACAAATTACAATATTAACTTAACTGACAATGCATTGAAAAAGATTCACTCTCTTGCAGAGCAGGAAGGAAATAAGGATTATGTTTTGCGAGTTGCGGTTTCAGGTGGTGGATGTTCTGGCTTCAAATATGATTTTCTTATAGATCAAATAAATAAAAATCTATCTTTGGATGATGACGAAGATGATGATTACGATGATGAATTTGATGACGAAGATGATGATGATTATGAAGATAGCGAGGATTATAGAAGCCACTCTAGTTTTAGTAGAAGAAGTAAAGATATAGTAATTAATGATAAAAATGGGAACCCTGTATTAATGGTTGATAATTGTTCAGCAAAATTTTTAAATAATTCGGTTATAGATTACACTGAAAACCTAAGTGGTTCTGGTTTTCAAATAAAAAATGCTCTCGCTAAGTCGCGGTGTGGATGTGGTAACAGCTTCTCAATTTAATTATTGCCAGACCACTGAGATTTGTAAACATGAGCGGTGATGTAGCGCTAGAGCTGATTTGCGTAGGTAAAAGCTTCAAGAAAAGTCCCGCTATCATAGAAAATATCAACCTAAGGGTTGCAAAAGGACAGGTGGTTGCACTAATTGGCAGCTCGGGATCGGGAAAAACAACTATATTGCAAATTGCAGGCTTACTAGATAAGCCAACTTCAGGTGTGGTGGCAATAGATGGAGTAAATTGCACACAAGCTAGCAATAAATACAAAACTTATATAAGAAGAAGTTTTCTTAGTTTTGTTTATCAATTTCACTATTTGTTACAAGAGTTATCAGTATTAGAAAATGTTATGCTTCCTCAACTTATCGCAGGGAAGAGCAAAGCTGAAGCAATGAAAAGTACACAGACAATATTAGAAAAATTTAGCCTAGAAAACAAAGCAAGTAGTATGATATCTGGAATTTCCGGTGGAGAGAGGCAAAGAGTTGGAATTGCAAGAAGCATTGTAAATTCTCCAAAGCTTTTACTCGCAGATGAGCCGACAGGGAATTTGGACCCAACAAATTCTTTGGATGTGTTTTTGCTGTTATATTCATATGTAAAGAAAAATAACAGCTCTATGCTTATAGTAACGCATAACCACTCCCTTGCAGAAAAAGCAGACTCTGTTTTACAACTAAAAAACGGGTCACTAGTAAAATTGTAAATAGGTATAGTACAGATCTACTTCTTACCCAGCCAATGGTCATTAACAGGATACAGCTCACACGAAGTACTTGCATTGCTTCTAATACACGGACTTTTTAACTTACGCGGCTTGCTGAAGAGACACCCTGATAACATAGATGTAGCTAAAACAAGAAATAATAATCGTCGTCTAAACATAACAAGACCTCCTTCACTTATATAACTACACTTATTTTTCTTATTTGTAAAGATTAGACGTACTCTCTTATCCTTATCTCTTTTCTTACATTTTTGGAAGAAATAGCAGCACTACTCAAGCGCAGTTTTATATAGTCATCTATGATTTGAGTTACTTCTTCTTCTTTACCTCTTAAAAAGTGATTAGTATCGTCTATTATGTGATACTCCATATAGTCACTTTTTACTGAGTTCATCAACCTCTTTGCTAGTTCTGTTACATCACTTTCTTCGGAAATTGTATCGTTATTACTCTGTATTATGAGCCCAGGCACTGGACAGGGAGAAAGAAAAGAGAAATCATACTTAGTTGCTGGAGGAGAGAGCGCAATGAAGCCTACTATCTCAGGTCGGCGCATCGTTAGCTGCATAGCTACCCACGCTCCAAAAGAAAAACCAGCGACCCAAATTGGAACATTGCTCAGGTTATGTTCTTGAAGCCAATCGATCGCCACTGCAGCATCAGTTAATTCTCCCATGCCCTTATCAAAAGTTCCGGTGGACTTTCCTACACCACGGAAGTTAATTTTCAATGCAGAAAAATTGTTATCAATAAAAGATGTGTACATACTATGTACCATTTTACTATCCATATTGCCGCCATACTGAGGGTGGTGATGTAGAATTAACACAACGGGTGCATTGACATTTTTACTTTGGTGATATTCACCCTCTATCTTTTTTGCTGCATTGTTCAAAAAAACTTCTACCATGTTTGCTCCTAGTAAGAACCGATTTAATAAATATGTAAATTATGTATATATTAATTATGTATTAATTTCACTGTTTTTGCAATAGGCTTTTTGTCGTGCTACGCTGATACATATGGCTGTTGCAGTAAGTAGTAAGGAATTTTTCTAGTAAAATGACAGATAAACCTTCAGGTCCATTAGGAAATAGTGATCATGTATATGCTGACTATAACGCAACTACTCCAATTAGCAATTGTGTAAAAAAAAGTATACTTGAAGTCTTATCGAAACAAGTCTTGAATGCTTCATCATTACATAGAAAGGGACAAGAAGCAAGAAAGATTCTTTACGATGCAAGAGATAATATACGCAGCATTATTGGTATTCCAAGCAATAAAGAAATAGTTTTTACATCTGGTGCAACTGAAGCAAACAACCTTGTTATGAGAGGAATAACAGGTTTTCAGCACGTGATTTCAGCTATAGAGCATCCTTCAATTCTTAATTCTGCGCGTAATCCACACATAATACCTGTTAATCAGGA contains:
- a CDS encoding deoxyguanosinetriphosphate triphosphohydrolase — encoded protein: MSNNNFLLSYACFPSKTRGRYFKELEDENRSCFQRDRDRIIHSNAFRKLEYKTQVFINYEHDYYRTRLTHSLEVAQIARSIARRLGLDEDITECIALAHDLGHPPFGHTGENALKKSVQDLGLDTEKYEFDHNVQTIRILTYLEQKHADFDGMNLSWEVIEGVAKHNGPLLGQNAVSHTNNPLLLEYNEKYDLKLEEFSSVEAQVASIADDIAYSVHDLDDALRGNLVTVEDLLDVPLIGKTFKDIKTQYSELSQNKLIHESLSRAIGIMVRDVISQTKKNIEDYKIKSVEDVRSLDKMLVTFSPEVVNATKEIKKFNMEKIYRSYKLGRTMNKAKRIVQELFQCFYENPRLLPVEWNRLACEHKRSVVICDYISGMTDRFAIHEHRRIFDTSYEMTSF
- a CDS encoding HesB/IscA family protein, whose translation is MSTNYNINLTDNALKKIHSLAEQEGNKDYVLRVAVSGGGCSGFKYDFLIDQINKNLSLDDDEDDDYDDEFDDEDDDDYEDSEDYRSHSSFSRRSKDIVINDKNGNPVLMVDNCSAKFLNNSVIDYTENLSGSGFQIKNALAKSRCGCGNSFSI
- a CDS encoding ABC transporter ATP-binding protein — translated: MSGDVALELICVGKSFKKSPAIIENINLRVAKGQVVALIGSSGSGKTTILQIAGLLDKPTSGVVAIDGVNCTQASNKYKTYIRRSFLSFVYQFHYLLQELSVLENVMLPQLIAGKSKAEAMKSTQTILEKFSLENKASSMISGISGGERQRVGIARSIVNSPKLLLADEPTGNLDPTNSLDVFLLLYSYVKKNNSSMLIVTHNHSLAEKADSVLQLKNGSLVKL
- a CDS encoding alpha/beta hydrolase, whose product is MVEVFLNNAAKKIEGEYHQSKNVNAPVVLILHHHPQYGGNMDSKMVHSMYTSFIDNNFSALKINFRGVGKSTGTFDKGMGELTDAAVAIDWLQEHNLSNVPIWVAGFSFGAWVAMQLTMRRPEIVGFIALSPPATKYDFSFLSPCPVPGLIIQSNNDTISEESDVTELAKRLMNSVKSDYMEYHIIDDTNHFLRGKEEEVTQIIDDYIKLRLSSAAISSKNVRKEIRIREYV